The Radiobacillus deserti genomic interval CTTTTCTTCTTCCACCTACATGACATCGATAGAGAGTTCATTCCAAAATCCGGTTCCATCCTTTTTATAGTTATCAAGCTGGAGAGAGATTGACTTTTCTTTCCCAATAGCATTTCTAATTGAGTCCACTGCTTGCCAGTTGTCTATGATATCCAAATAGTCCAATCGATTCATATTTTTGTTAAGGGCTTGTTTTATTCCTATAAAAATTGTAAATTATCTTACAAACATATAGGTGATAGAGGGAAAGTAAGGTATTATAATTGTAAAGCTTTCGGAAAGTAGGGATAAAAGTGAAGAAGGTTGGATTGTTATTTGCGTGTCTTTCTATTGGAACGTACGCCTTTTCTAGAAGTGCAAAACTAAATAACAAGCGATATGTCCCTTTACCAGCAAGAAATGAATCGGTGAATCGTTGATCAGCATAAAGAGGACAAGCCCACACTCGTGGGCTTTTGTTATTTGCTTAATAGTTCAAATATGGTTAGCTCTGGAGGACAATTTATTCGGATGGGCAGATTGCTGAATCCGATGCCACGGTTGACGTATAATCGATTTCCTTCTTGACCAAAATCAGTAATCCAACCGGAAGCATGTACCTTTCCATCTTCTAAAACCGTATTATATAACCATGTTGACAGCAGAGGAATCTCTATTTGACTTCCGTGTGTATGTCCTGCTATAGCCAAAGGTGCTAGAAGCGAAGGAATGTCTTCATAAGCGTCTGGATTATGCATCACGACAATTCTAGGTAATGAATCGCTCATTTGATGTAATACTTTTTCAGGCTGTGCATTATTGGGCCAACTAGCACCGATTCCAGCTAAATATAAAGATTGAGGAGAAGGACGCCCAACTGTTACTCCGTCACTATCGTTTTGTAGAGCAATCGTCTCATTTTGAAGTACTCTTACACCGTTTTTCTCAAGCTCTTTCTTTAAGTCGTTCATAATGGAAGAATTCGGTATATCCTCAATGTTATCCATTCCATAATCATGATTACCTAGTACGGTAAATATAGGGATGTCGGATGATAAGAGTGGTTTGAGAACATCCATTACTGTTCTAATGGATCCATCCTCATTTATTTCTGGATGATATAGAAAATCTCCTAGTAATATGACAGCTCCAGGTTGAAGTTCTATCACTTTCTCTATAGATTTTTCAACTGTCTTCCTGTTCGCTAACCACATACCAATCTGAAAATCTCCTAATACTGCAATAGTTTCATGTTCCCAAACACTCGGTAATTCAGGAATGTATGCTTTTTGTTTTTCAACTTTTAAAAAGTAAGGCTCTGATAAGCCCCAAATAGTCAAAGTCACTATAGAAAAGACTAAAATCATACTTAGTCTTTTAAGATGTCGCTTCACTTATATCAAACTCCATTTACTTATTAGACTTTACATGGAATTTTTGAATAAAGAATGCTCGAACTGCTCGGAAAGGCTGAATGTGATATTGGGTCTGCCACTCGACCCATTCTAGCGCTATGATACATATCAACATCCAAACAGTACCAGCTAAATAACCCGCTATTACGTCACTCGGAAAGTGGGCACCCAAATAAATACGGCTAAATCCGATCAGAATGATTAGACAACTAGAGAAGAAGGATAAAATAGTTTTAAATTGCTTCGAAATACGACTTTTTAATAAAAAATAAATCATGAACCCATAAAATATTAGTGAGCCCATACTATGACCACTAGGGAAACTAAATCCAACCGCATCGATTTCGGGATTGATCGTAGGTCTGCCTCGTCCATAAAATTCTTTCAGAACACGAGTAATGATCCCACCACCAGCAATCGCAATTAAAAATGCCATTATTCCGAAATTATCTTTTCCTCTAAACCAAAGTAGGAGGATAACTATAATTGAACATGTAGTTAAAAACCAAACAGAGCCAAGCTCCGTTATGATCAGCATAATAAAGTCTAATACATCTGTTTCTATCGTTTTGAGTGCTTCGATTAAGACCGTATCAAATCTTCTAACTTCTTCCTCCAGTAATCCATCTCCTATTTCAACGAAAAGGTATGTGAATCCGCTAATTAATACTAGTCCAATAAGAACTATTATAAGAGGGAATCCAGTTTTTTTCATTTTTTCCTTAATCATGACATCACTCCCATAGTTGCTAATGGAAATAGTAATAGTATGGCTGTTTGCGATTTACGTATTCGGCAAATAAACCCAATTGGTTCCTAGGTTTTCACCTTCGTATTTTTTCCTTTTCTTATTTAAAAAAAGTATTAAAAAAATATTACACTTACATCACCCAAAAATAACTGGTACATAATATAACTCAGTTATACAGTTGAGGTGATGGGCGATGTCAACAGAGGAATTAAACCAAACATACATAGAAATTGCAGGTATTAAGCTATATTGTGAATATGCGTTAAGTGAGAAACCAACCGTTTTTCTTATTCATGGATTTGCGTCTTCGACTTATACGTTTCGTCGAATTATCCCTTTATTACGAGAACAGTTTTCTATTGTTGCAATCGACCTACCCGGCTTTGGGAAAAGTGAAAAATCAACGTCTTTCATTTACAGCTTTCAAAACTACGCAACTTTGATGATGAAATGTCTCGAAACATTTAATGTAACGAATGCCTATATCATAGCTCATTCGATGGGTGGACAAATTGCTTTAAATATGGCGTTAATGGACCCGAAAAAAATTAAAAAGTTAGTTTTATTATGTAGTTCCGGTTACTTAAAACGATCCCAAAGATTCTTAATCGCTAGCTCTTATTTACCTTTCTTTGAAAAAATAGTCTATTACTATGTTCGAAGAAAGGAAGTGAAAGATTATTTGAAAGATGTTTTTTATAACCAGACCTTAATTGATGAGGACATGATTACTGAATTCGGACGACCATTATTAGAAAAGGGCTTTTATAAATCATTAATTCGACTTATGCGCCATCGAGAAGGAGATCTACTCCCTCATCAATTACAGGACATAAAAATCCCTACCTTATTAATATGGGGAGAGGAGGATCGAGTAGTACCTGTTCAAGTTGGACAACGTTTAGTTCAAGATTTACCAGATGCCCAGCTCATCACCTACAAAAAGACGGGACACCTCATAACGGAAGAAAGACCGGAACCAATATTTGAAAACATTTTGACTCACATGAATCAACGGTCAGTATAAAAAAGTAATTTTAACGAATTTTTACGATAATTCAATGTTCTCTACACACTCCTTTGGTACACTCAAGCTAAATAAAAGCTAGCACCAAGAAATTAAGGGAGTGTGTAAATGCGAATTGCTATTTTTTCTGACACGTACGCACCTGAGATTAACGGAGTTGCTCGCACATTAAAACGTTATACGGATTATCTGGAGAAGCGGGGGATTGAATATCGTTTATTTGTCCCTAATGTAAGTACACCCGTTCCAACCGTCCCTCAAGTTCAACGGTTATCCAGTATTCCATTTTTACTGTACCCTGATTGCCGACTAGCATTACCGAATCCTCATATAAAGCATACGTTAGAACAATTCAAACCTACCTTAATCCACATTGCTACCCCAATTAACATTGGGTTATATGGACTCCACTACGGAAAAAAGAATGGAATTCCGATGGTTGCGTCCTACCACACGAATTTCGACGACTATCTAGAATATTATCATTTGTCCCTATTAAATAAGTTGTTATGGAAGTATATGCACTGGTTCCATCGTTCCTTTGATAAAGTATTTGTACCTTCAAAAAGTACAAAAGAGAAACTATTACAAAACCAAATTCATGACAACATTGAACTGTGGGGAAGAGGTGTTAACCATCAAATGTACACACCAAACAAGCGTTCAAGTGAAGTCGTGAAAGCGAAATATCAAATAAAAGAAAAGAACCTAATCCTTTATGTCGGTCGAATTGCTCCAGAAAAAGATATACATATCGTACTGGAGACCTTCTATTCCTTGCCAGAACATATTAGAAAAGATGCACACTTAATAATTGTGGGAGACGGGCCATTATTTGATACGTTGTCCGAGCAGCATCAAGAGCAAATCACGTGGACTGGATTTATGGAAGGAGAACAGTTGGCAGAAGTTTACGCATCTAGTGACGTATTCTTATTCCCATCGCCAACCGAAACATTTGGAAATGTGGTGTTAGAAGCCCTTTCCTCTGGATTACCTGTGATTGGTGCAAATGCTGGTGGAGTTCAACACTTAGTGAAGGAAGGGAAAACTGGCTTTCTATGTGAGCCTAAAAAAGTGAATCAATTTGCACGTCAAACTTCGATTCTATTGGAGAATTCGGACCTGCGTTCTGCATTTTCCTATTCAGCTCGAGCGTATGCAAAGACTATATCTTGGGATGAAATTTTTGATCAACTTTTGGAAAGCTTTAAAGATGTCCTATACAAAAAGAAAAGAATTTCTGCTTAAATTGCAATTATTGATTTTATAACTATTCATATAGAAATAGTTCACTTCATGAAGATGGGTGAACTATTTTTTTTAATTGTTATAATGAAGTGAAGAGAACGTATGTCATTTGCAGTATTAGGTAAGAAGAAGACATTCTTTTCACAACTGAAAGCAGGACTAGTTGAAGGGGAGCTTGTATGAAAAACTTAAAAAGTCAGTATGTAATAGGTGGACTGTTAATAGTAAACTTAATTTTGATCATCAGTATCGCTATTTTATTATTTAACAACTATTTTCTCAGTAAAGAACTAAATAATCTAACAGCTAAATGTTATGAAAATGGTGGTACCGTCAAAATGGAAATTCAGAGTTTATCGAAAGGGCAATATCATTTTGAATGTTTAAAAGATTAATAGTACCGAAACCCTTTAAACATTATTACCAAGTCTCTTAGTTTTCGATAAGAGGAATAGAGGTGGTAGACACGTAATTCAATGCGTTATTAGACGAACGAGTAGTTTAATTCAATAAAAAGTTATGATAAACTAAGCGTATAATACCTGGTGCTAAAACTACGTATAAATTAGAGATTTACTTTTCGTTTTACATAGGAGGACACGATGGAAGATTTAATGAAACTAAAGGGTAAAAATATTGTAGTAATGGGGGTTGCGAACGAACGTAGTCTTGCCTGGGGAGTAGCCAAGTCCCTATATAAGGTCGGTGCTAACCCGATTTTTACTTATAGACTAGATCGTTCATTTGCAAAATTAAATAAATTATTAAAAGAAGAACAAACCGCTTCTTCTCCGTTGATCGTTCAATGTGATGTCAACGATGATGAAAGTATAAAAAATGCCTTTCATGAAATTCATGAAAAAGTTGGAACCATTCACGGAGTTGTACATTCCGTTGCATTCGCAAATTCGGAAGACTTAAAAGGGGATTTTATCAATACTTCTAGATCCGGTTATGCGTTTGCGCAAGATACGAGTGCCTATTCATTAATAGCTGTAGCAAGAGAAGCAAAACCTTTTATGACAGAAGGTGGATCCATCGTTACCATGAGTTATCTTGGAGCAGAAAGGGCTGTTCCTGGTTATAATGTTATGGGCGTAGCGAAAGCCGCGCTAGAATCATCTGTCAAATATCTTGCAATGGATTTAGGGGAAGCAAACATACGTATAAATGCTATTTCCGCTGGAGCTATTCGCACACTTGCGGCCAAAGGTGTTGGTTCCTTTAATGAAATACTCCATAAAATAGAGGAAACGTCCCCTTTAAAGCGAAATGTAACTCAGGAGGAAGTGGGCGATATGACTGTTGCATTTCTTAGTCATTTGTCTAGAGGCGTTACAGGGGAAGTAGTGTATGTAGATTCAGGTTACAATATTATTGGGTAGGTTTAATTTTTTTCATAAATAAATTACAGAATGAGGCATTAATCTAAGAGGATTGATGCTTCTTTTGTTGAGACTGTTCTATTCTATCGTTGGGATTGATAAAGGATAAGTCAAGGATTTGTTCTATTTGGCTAATTGTTTGGATTTCCATGGTGGCAGGTTTAAAGACATCATTATCCATGTTAGGTTAGTGTTCCAATGGCTGACACCTTGCATAATCTAGTTCATGTGGAATGAGATAATTTGATATACTTACATAATCATGTTGGGAGAGTGTAAATATATGATACCTAAACTTGAAACAAAAAAATTGATATTAAGAGGATTCATTCCAGAAGATGCCCCTATTGTCGAAGAATTAGCAGGAGATAAAAGAGTTGCAGAAACCACTCTTACTATCCCACATCCATATCCGTCTGGGAGTGCAATAAATTGGATTAAAACTCATACTGAACGAGCTGAAAAACAAGAGAGCTTTATATTTGCCATTGAAGAAAAGAGTAAAAGAAAGCTAATAGGGACAGCCACTTTGCGTTTAGAAAATAGCCATAAAAGAGCAGAAATAGCTTATTGGATTGGATTTCCACATTGGGGAAATGGGTATGCAACTGAATCCATTGGAAAGGTAATAGACTTTGGTTTTACTTTTCTTGAATTAAATAGAATATGGGCAACCGTTATGAAGAAAAATATTGGTTCCAGGAGAGTTCTTATAAAAAATGGTTTTAACCACGAAGGCACTTTTTCGAAACATGATTTTAAGTGGGGAAACTTTGAAGATGTCGAATACTACGGCTTGTTAAAGGAAGTATATATGAAAAACTAATTATGCTAACGGGTGCTGATT includes:
- a CDS encoding GNAT family N-acetyltransferase yields the protein MIPKLETKKLILRGFIPEDAPIVEELAGDKRVAETTLTIPHPYPSGSAINWIKTHTERAEKQESFIFAIEEKSKRKLIGTATLRLENSHKRAEIAYWIGFPHWGNGYATESIGKVIDFGFTFLELNRIWATVMKKNIGSRRVLIKNGFNHEGTFSKHDFKWGNFEDVEYYGLLKEVYMKN
- a CDS encoding phosphatase PAP2 family protein, translated to MIKEKMKKTGFPLIIVLIGLVLISGFTYLFVEIGDGLLEEEVRRFDTVLIEALKTIETDVLDFIMLIITELGSVWFLTTCSIIVILLLWFRGKDNFGIMAFLIAIAGGGIITRVLKEFYGRGRPTINPEIDAVGFSFPSGHSMGSLIFYGFMIYFLLKSRISKQFKTILSFFSSCLIILIGFSRIYLGAHFPSDVIAGYLAGTVWMLICIIALEWVEWQTQYHIQPFRAVRAFFIQKFHVKSNK
- a CDS encoding alpha/beta fold hydrolase, with the protein product MSTEELNQTYIEIAGIKLYCEYALSEKPTVFLIHGFASSTYTFRRIIPLLREQFSIVAIDLPGFGKSEKSTSFIYSFQNYATLMMKCLETFNVTNAYIIAHSMGGQIALNMALMDPKKIKKLVLLCSSGYLKRSQRFLIASSYLPFFEKIVYYYVRRKEVKDYLKDVFYNQTLIDEDMITEFGRPLLEKGFYKSLIRLMRHREGDLLPHQLQDIKIPTLLIWGEEDRVVPVQVGQRLVQDLPDAQLITYKKTGHLITEERPEPIFENILTHMNQRSV
- a CDS encoding metallophosphoesterase, yielding MKRHLKRLSMILVFSIVTLTIWGLSEPYFLKVEKQKAYIPELPSVWEHETIAVLGDFQIGMWLANRKTVEKSIEKVIELQPGAVILLGDFLYHPEINEDGSIRTVMDVLKPLLSSDIPIFTVLGNHDYGMDNIEDIPNSSIMNDLKKELEKNGVRVLQNETIALQNDSDGVTVGRPSPQSLYLAGIGASWPNNAQPEKVLHQMSDSLPRIVVMHNPDAYEDIPSLLAPLAIAGHTHGSQIEIPLLSTWLYNTVLEDGKVHASGWITDFGQEGNRLYVNRGIGFSNLPIRINCPPELTIFELLSK
- the fabI gene encoding enoyl-ACP reductase FabI; translation: MEDLMKLKGKNIVVMGVANERSLAWGVAKSLYKVGANPIFTYRLDRSFAKLNKLLKEEQTASSPLIVQCDVNDDESIKNAFHEIHEKVGTIHGVVHSVAFANSEDLKGDFINTSRSGYAFAQDTSAYSLIAVAREAKPFMTEGGSIVTMSYLGAERAVPGYNVMGVAKAALESSVKYLAMDLGEANIRINAISAGAIRTLAAKGVGSFNEILHKIEETSPLKRNVTQEEVGDMTVAFLSHLSRGVTGEVVYVDSGYNIIG
- a CDS encoding glycosyltransferase family 4 protein, whose amino-acid sequence is MRIAIFSDTYAPEINGVARTLKRYTDYLEKRGIEYRLFVPNVSTPVPTVPQVQRLSSIPFLLYPDCRLALPNPHIKHTLEQFKPTLIHIATPINIGLYGLHYGKKNGIPMVASYHTNFDDYLEYYHLSLLNKLLWKYMHWFHRSFDKVFVPSKSTKEKLLQNQIHDNIELWGRGVNHQMYTPNKRSSEVVKAKYQIKEKNLILYVGRIAPEKDIHIVLETFYSLPEHIRKDAHLIIVGDGPLFDTLSEQHQEQITWTGFMEGEQLAEVYASSDVFLFPSPTETFGNVVLEALSSGLPVIGANAGGVQHLVKEGKTGFLCEPKKVNQFARQTSILLENSDLRSAFSYSARAYAKTISWDEIFDQLLESFKDVLYKKKRISA